Part of the Amycolatopsis sp. 195334CR genome is shown below.
CTGCTGGTGGACGTGGTCGCGAAGCTGTGCCGTGCGGGCTGCACGGTGGACGGACGGAAGGTGAGTTTCAGGTGAGCGAGCCGGGGCGGAAGCCGGTCAAGCGGGCGCTGATCGGCGTTTCGGACAAGGCAGGACTGCTGGAACTGGCGACCGGCCTGCACGCCGCCGGGGTGGAGATCGTGTCCACCGGCGGCACCGCGAAGGTGATCGCGGACGCCGGTGTGCCGGTCACCCCGGTCGAGGAGGTGACCGGGTTCCCCGAGTCGCTCGACGGCCGGGTCAAGACGCTGCACCCGCGGGTGCACGCCGGGCTGCTCGCCGACCGGGACCGCGCCGAGCACGTGGCGCAGCTGAAGCAGCTCGACATCGCGCCGTTCGACCTGCTGGTGGTGAACCTCTACCCGTTCCAGCAGACGGTGGCCTCGGGTGCCTCGTTCGAGGACTGCGTGGAGAACATCGACATCGGCGGCCCGGCGATGGTGCGGGCCGCGGCGAAGAACCACGGCAGCGTGGCCGTCGTGGTGGACCCGGCGCGCTACGACTGGGTGCTGGAGAACGTGCGCGACGGCGGGTTCGACCAGGAGGACCGCAAGCGCCTCGCGGCGGCCGCCTACGCGCACACGGCGTCCTACGACATCGCCGTGGCCAACTGGTTCGCCACCGCCTACGCCCCGGCCGACGACGCCGGTTTCCCCGACTTCAAGGGCGCTTCCTGGGAACGCGCCGACGTGCTGCGCTACGGCGAGAACCCGCACCAGGAGGCCGCGCTGTACCGGCACTGGAGCGGCGGCGGGATCGCGCACGCCGAGCAGCTGCACGGCAAAGCCATGTCCTACAACAACTACGTCGACGCCGATGCCGCGCGCCGCGCGGCCTACGACTTCGACGAGCCCGCCGTGGCGATCATCAAGCACGCCAACCCGTGCGGCATCGCGGTCGGAGTCGACGTCGCCGAGGCGCACCGCAAGGCGCACGCCTGCGACCCGGTTTCGGCCTACGGTGGGGTGATCGCCACGAACCGCCCGGTCACCCTGGCCGCCGCCGAGCAGATCGCGGACATCTTCACCGAGGTGCTGGTGGCGCCCGCGTTCGACGAGGACGCGCTGGAAGTGTTGACGCGCAAGAAGAACATCCGGCTGCTGCGCCTGCCGGAGGCCGCGGCGTCCCGGCTCGAGGAGCGGCCGATCTCCGGCGGTCTCCTGGTGCAGGCGGCGGACCGGATCGACGCCGAGGGCGACAACCCGGCGAACTGGACGCTGGCCACCGGTGAGGCGGTCGACGAGGCGACGCTGGCGGACCTGGAGTTCGCCTGGCGCGCGGTGCGCGCGGTGAAGTCGAACGCGATCCTGCTGGCGCACGACCGGGCCACCGTCGGCGCGGGCATGGGCCAGGTGAACCGGGTCGACTCGGCGCGGCTCGCGGTGGCGCGCGCCGGTGACCGGGCCAAGGGCGCGGTGGCTTCCTCCGACGCGTTCTTCCCCTTCCCGGACGGACTGGAAGTGCTGATCGAGGCCGGGGTGCGCGCGGTGGTGCAGCCGGGCGGCTCGGTGCGCGACGCCGAGGTGATCGCCGCGGCGGAGGCCGCCGGCGTCACGGTGTACCTCACCGGCACGCGGCACTTCGCGCACTGAGATGGGGTACCCGCAGCAGCCCGGTTGGGGCTACGGCTACCCACCGCAACCGCCGCCGAGGAAGAAGAGCAGGCTGGGACTGGTCCTCGGCCTGGTCTTCGGCGGCTTGCTGCTGCTGGGGATCTCCATCCCGCTGGTGCTGTTCGCCATCGAGTACAACGAGTCGGTGGGCGGCCCGGGCTCCCCGAGCCAGGCGGCGCCCGAATGCCAGCTGCCCGAACAGGTGACGGCCAAGTACCACGCGTCGTCACTGAGCGGCGGCCGCGACGAAACCGTGGCGACCGGGGGCCTGCGGCAGGTCAACTGCGGCTGGGCGCCGTCCCCGGAGGAGACGGTCCACTTCCGGTCGGTGACCTTGTACATCAACCAGTACACCGGCCGGGACGGCGAGCAGGAGGCCGCCGAGTCCTTCGAACAGCAGCCGCGCGAACCTGGCGCGGTGGAGGTCGAGGGGCTCGGAGACCGGGCGTACCTGGTGCCGGTCACCGGTAGCAGCTCCTACAGCGGTGCGGAAGTCCGTGTGCTGAAGGGGAACACCCAGTTCAGCCTGAACTACACGGGCTGGGACAAGGAGTTCTGGTTCTTCGGCACGGCCAAGATCCCGCAGCCACAGGCGGACGAGGCAGCCAAGGCGTTCGCCACCGGGATCGCCGCGAACCTGGGCTAGCCCCGATGACCACCATCGCGCTGCGCCCGGCCACGCCCGAGGACGACGAGTTCTGCTTCCGCCTGCACAAGGCCGCACTGGGCGAGTACGTGGCCGAGTTGTGGGGCTGGGAGGACGAAGCGAAGCGCGAGTACCACCGGCGCTCGTTCACTCCGGAGCGCTGGCAGATCGTCACCGTGGACGGCGTCGACGCGGGCGTGCTGGTGGTCGAGGAGGAGCCGGACGAGGTGTACCTAGGCCGCATCGAACTCCACCCCGATCACCAGGGGCGCGGTGTCGGCGGGGTGCTCCTCCGGCGCGGCCACAAGATCCACCTCCGTCGCGATCCCTAGCCCCGGCGGCGGACGGTTCGTTCGAGGATGCCGAGCGTGGCCTTGAGCGCCGATTCCGGGACCACCGGGAAGGTGACGCGCTCCCGCCACTCGTCGCCGACGCGCGACCAGTCGTAGTAGGACGTGACGAGGGTGCCGCCCTCGGCCGGGGTCAGCCGGTAGCCGTAGACGTGGCCGACGTGCGGCCGGAACTGCCCTTCGACGGTCCAGGCGATCTCCTCGCCGGGGACGAGTTCGGTGATGACCACCTCGACGTCGTACTTGCCCAGCGGGACGTCCCCGAGCGCCTCCCGGTCCATGTGCACCACGAACCGGTCACCGGGCCGCTCGACCGGGTCCCCGTCGGCGTCGAGGAGCATGCCCGACGCGTCGATGTCCACGTGCCCCTTCGGATCGGTGAGCACGGCGAAGACCGCTTCGGCCGTCGCCGGGATCAGCCTGGAGACCTCGATCCGTTCCACGCCAGGGGTTTCCGCCGTGCGGATCAGGGTGGCGCGGCCGAGGGTGTGGGAGGACATGGCGAACCCGAGCAGGGCGGGCGTGCCGTCCGCCGGCACCCCGATGTCCTCGACGTCCAGCGCGTGCACGGTGACGAAGTAGCGGTGCGGACCGTGCCCGGCGGGCGGTGCCGCGCCGACGAAACCGGCGACGCGGGCGTCGTTGGGCAGCTGGAACGCCGGTTCGGGAACGGATCCCTCGGGCAGCGAGGTCACCGTCGCGGGGATGTTGGCGACGGCCCAGTGCCAGAAACCGGACATCGTCGGGGCGTCGGGGTCGTACATCGTGACGGCGTAGCTCTTGGTGCCGGTCGGGGCGCCGGTCCAGGAGAGCTGGGGGCTGGTGTCGCCGCCGGGCAGCGCGGTGCTCGTGGTGGTGACGGTGAAGGCCGGAACCTCGGGGAGGCGGGCGAAGGGATCGGTCATGTAATCGACCATAGCAAAGATAATCGATTATCTACCAGATCGTCTACGCTGAGGCGCATGACGATGCTCTCCGAGCGGGTCCACGACCACCTGCGGAACGCGATCATGCGCGGGGATCGACCCCCTGGTGAGGCCCTGAAACCGCAGGACATCGCGAAGGAGCGGGGCGTGAGCCTGGCGGTGGTGCGCGAGGCGCTCGTGCGGTTGGTCGGGGAGGGGCTCGCCGACCGGTTGCCCAACCGCGGGTTCGCCGTTCCGGCCTACTCCGACCGCCGTTGGCAGGAGATCGCGGAGGCCCGGCGGAGCATCGAGCCGGTCGTGCTGCGCCTGTCCGTCGAGCGCGGTGACGTCGAGTGGGAGGCCCGCGTGCGGGCGGCGCACCACCGCCTCGTGCGCACGCCGACGCACGTCGAGGAGGAGGGCGAGTACTACAGCGCGGCGTGGTCGGAAGCGCATCGGGTTTTCCATCGCACGTTGCTGGAGGGGTGCGGGAATCCGGTGCTGTTGGAGACCTTCGACCGGTTGTGGACCGCGAGCGAACTGGCTCGCCGCTGGTCGGCGCACCGGAATCCGGAACGCGACGGCGTCGCCGAACACCAGCGCCTGGAGGAGGTCGCGCTGGCGCGCGACGCCGACGCGGCGGCGGAGGTGCTGGCGGCGCACCTGTCCCTGACCGCGGCGGGTCTGACGGGCTGAAGAAACCTTCATCACCCGTCAGGGTGTTCCGCAGTTGACATGATCGACGGCCACTGCTT
Proteins encoded:
- the purH gene encoding bifunctional phosphoribosylaminoimidazolecarboxamide formyltransferase/IMP cyclohydrolase, whose product is MSEPGRKPVKRALIGVSDKAGLLELATGLHAAGVEIVSTGGTAKVIADAGVPVTPVEEVTGFPESLDGRVKTLHPRVHAGLLADRDRAEHVAQLKQLDIAPFDLLVVNLYPFQQTVASGASFEDCVENIDIGGPAMVRAAAKNHGSVAVVVDPARYDWVLENVRDGGFDQEDRKRLAAAAYAHTASYDIAVANWFATAYAPADDAGFPDFKGASWERADVLRYGENPHQEAALYRHWSGGGIAHAEQLHGKAMSYNNYVDADAARRAAYDFDEPAVAIIKHANPCGIAVGVDVAEAHRKAHACDPVSAYGGVIATNRPVTLAAAEQIADIFTEVLVAPAFDEDALEVLTRKKNIRLLRLPEAAASRLEERPISGGLLVQAADRIDAEGDNPANWTLATGEAVDEATLADLEFAWRAVRAVKSNAILLAHDRATVGAGMGQVNRVDSARLAVARAGDRAKGAVASSDAFFPFPDGLEVLIEAGVRAVVQPGGSVRDAEVIAAAEAAGVTVYLTGTRHFAH
- a CDS encoding GNAT family N-acetyltransferase, which translates into the protein MTTIALRPATPEDDEFCFRLHKAALGEYVAELWGWEDEAKREYHRRSFTPERWQIVTVDGVDAGVLVVEEEPDEVYLGRIELHPDHQGRGVGGVLLRRGHKIHLRRDP
- a CDS encoding YbhB/YbcL family Raf kinase inhibitor-like protein; this translates as MTDPFARLPEVPAFTVTTTSTALPGGDTSPQLSWTGAPTGTKSYAVTMYDPDAPTMSGFWHWAVANIPATVTSLPEGSVPEPAFQLPNDARVAGFVGAAPPAGHGPHRYFVTVHALDVEDIGVPADGTPALLGFAMSSHTLGRATLIRTAETPGVERIEVSRLIPATAEAVFAVLTDPKGHVDIDASGMLLDADGDPVERPGDRFVVHMDREALGDVPLGKYDVEVVITELVPGEEIAWTVEGQFRPHVGHVYGYRLTPAEGGTLVTSYYDWSRVGDEWRERVTFPVVPESALKATLGILERTVRRRG
- a CDS encoding GntR family transcriptional regulator — translated: MLSERVHDHLRNAIMRGDRPPGEALKPQDIAKERGVSLAVVREALVRLVGEGLADRLPNRGFAVPAYSDRRWQEIAEARRSIEPVVLRLSVERGDVEWEARVRAAHHRLVRTPTHVEEEGEYYSAAWSEAHRVFHRTLLEGCGNPVLLETFDRLWTASELARRWSAHRNPERDGVAEHQRLEEVALARDADAAAEVLAAHLSLTAAGLTG